The genomic interval GTCAAGGCTGGGAAAGATTTCGCCGAACTCGCCAGGGTGAACTCCGACGACGCGGCAAGCGCCGTCAAGGGAGGCAACCTCGGCTACTTTACCCGCGGCTCCATGGTCAAGCCTTTCGAGCAAGCAGCCTTCAACATGAAACCGGGGGATATCAGCGAAGTGGTTGAGACAACCTTTGGCTACCACATCATCAAGGTGGAAGAGTACACCGAACCAGGGGTACGATCTCTCGCAGAGTCCATGGACGAAGTCAAAGCCGGACTGCGCCAGGAAAAAGCCAAGCAACTGGCCTTCGAAAAGGCGATGGACGCCTACAACATCAATCGCAAAACGGGCGATCTTGAAGCCGCAGCCACGACCAATGAGCTTGGCCTCAAAGAATCCGGTCTCTTCGCCCGTGACGGTTACATAGACGGCATAGGAAGCAACGCAGAGATCATCAACGCAGCCCATCTTCTGGAAGAGAACACGTTGGCCAAACCGGTGGCTACGGATGACGGCATCATCCTCTTTGCCCTCAAAGAACGCGTCGCCAGTCACATTCCTGAACTGGACGAGGTCAAAGATCTGGTCACCGCATCTTACCAGGCCACGGAAGCTGTCAAACTTGCAAAAGCGGCCGCTGAAGAACTGGTTGCCGACCTGGTCGATGGTGGGTCTCTTGTGAAGCTGGCAAAAAGGGGCAAGTACACGGTCGAAGAGACCGGCGAATTCACGCGCACATACAGTCCCTTTGTGCCACGCCTTGGCACATCGGAGGAGCTTTCAACTGCTGCTTTCGAGGTTAAGGAGGGTGAGACTGCGATCGATCAACTCTTCGAGATTCAGAAACGCTTCGTTGTCGTCGAAGTCAAGGAGCGGATCGCTGCTGACGTGACATTGCTGGACGAAGCCAAGCGTGCAGAACTGCAGAAAACGATTCTCAGCCGCAAGCAGAACGAGGCGGTCGCAAATCGCCTCGAAGAGCTCCGCAGTGCAGCAACAATCGTTATCGCACCCCGCATACAGGATCTGCTCAACAAGGAGAAATAACCGTGAGTTCTATTGTCCTCGAAAGTAACATGCCTACCCTGAAGATGGTCAATCGCGGCAAAGTCCGCGACATCTACGATCTTGGAGAACATCTTCTGATCGTCACATCCGATCGTCTTTCCGCGTTTGATGTCATTATGAATGAAGGCATCCCGAAGAAAGGGCAGGTTCTCAACAAGTTTTCCATCTTCTGGTTCAACCAGATGTCCGACATTGTTCCAAATCACATTGTTGCTACCGATGTAAGTGACTACCCGTCAGAAACCCACATCTACCGCGACCAGCTCGAAGGTCGTAGCATGCTGGTCAAGAAAGCCAAGCCACTACTGGTTGAATGCATTGTTCGCGGCTATGTTTCCGGATCCGGGTGGAAAGATTATCAGAAAAACGGCAGCATCTGCGGCATCGCTTTGCCAGAGGGGCTGCTCGAAAGCGAGCAACTGGAAAAACCGATCTTCACGCCTTCGACCAAGGCTGAGCTCGGCGAGCACGATGAGAACATTTCTTTTGAAGAGACTATCAAGCTCTGCGGTCAAGAGATCGCCGAACAGGTTCGTGACAAAACCCTGGAAATTTACAGTCGTGCACGCGACTTTGCCCGCGACAAGGGTATCATTATCGCTGACACCAAGATTGAATTCGGCACTATGCCCGACGGCAGCCTGATCTGGATCGATGAAGCGATGTCACCTGATTCTTCACGTTTCTGGCCTCAGGAGTTATACAAGCCGGGCGGCCCCCAGCAAAGCTTCGACAAGCAGTTCGTCCGCGACTACCTGGAGACCCTTGACTGGAACAAACAGGCACCACCCCCACCTCTCCCGGAGGACATCATTAACAAGACCTCGGAGAAGTACCAGGAAGCGCTCTTCAAACTGACTGGCATCACCCTTTAAGCGCAGCAGTATCCCTCGAAAGGTTTGCAGTGCCAAAAATGATTAGCATGACCAGGTTCATGATCGCAATCAGCTGTACCGTCACCCTGCTTCTAGGTGGCTGTGCAGCTGTATCCGTTAATGAGGACAAACGTCCGGTCGAGGCCATAATCAACCGTGCCGAGCAACTGATTAAAAGCAAGGCCTATGCAGCGGCAGCAGAAGAATATGCCGTCATCATCAGGAAAGAACCGACTGTCGGCAGTCACTACCTGCGCCGCGCCGAGATCCTCGAGCGCATCGACGAGGACAATGAAGCTCACAGCACCTACGAGCGCGGCCTCAAAATGGTACCGGAAGAGGATCCTGACCAGATACAGCTTATGCACCGTTTGGCCCTGGTCGACGCCAACCATCTGTTCAAACTCGATGAGGCAGAAGAACTACTTACACGTCTCCCCCCGAGAAGTATCGAGAAGCTTGATCTGGCGGCTTTCCTTTACTACCAGGCCAGCCAATACAGTGAGGCCATCGAACTTCTTAATAAAGCCCTTGAGAAAGTTCGAGATGCTGACCAGAAAGCTTTACTGCTGTACCACGCTGCCCTGATTTACGTAAAACTCGGAGATGAGAAAAACACCTTCGGTTCACTCTACTTCGCAATTAACAACGCAGAGCACCTCGGCCTGATCCGCGACATCGAGCAACTCTGGCAAAAGCTCAACGAAATTCCAGAAGGCGCAGACACTATTCCAAAATCTTGACACCGGTCAATGCCGGACGCGTAAAAATGCATTAAGCTAACTCCAACAACTAAACATTTTTGGAGGAACCCTATGTCCAGCCAACCCGCTCAAATCCATGTAGATCCATCCAAGGCATACGCTCTGGGCGAGATGACGCCTTATCAGGACGGCGCTGTTGTCAGCCGCACACTGCTGCAGCACGAAACCGGTACCCTCACAGTTTTCAGCTTTGATGCCGGCCAGGCTCTCTCCGAACATACGGTCCCGTTCCATGCTTTCGTACAGG from Deltaproteobacteria bacterium IMCC39524 carries:
- a CDS encoding SurA N-terminal domain-containing protein, whose amino-acid sequence is MLDFVRNKQKSIIIKIAFAIIILSFVIGYAMLSSPGGPAGEDQSAEAAIVNGKTIAFNDFQTTYSNLYQVYQNIYQDQFTPALEKQLKLAEKTLDSLIDQVLLQDEAERQQIEISGKELVDAIANIPAFQENGVFSKDRYLQVLAYQRLSSEQFEAMQRSELITSKVREQLQAGVTVTDEEIDEEFRNNNEKVNLNYVSLTPASFEKKVKVTDEALATYFAEQQEVFRTPEMVSLRYLQFVPERYIDEVTFDENELEKYHRRHLDQFEILEKIKASHILIKVDEGTDETVREEKKAFAEKLLEEVKAGKDFAELARVNSDDAASAVKGGNLGYFTRGSMVKPFEQAAFNMKPGDISEVVETTFGYHIIKVEEYTEPGVRSLAESMDEVKAGLRQEKAKQLAFEKAMDAYNINRKTGDLEAAATTNELGLKESGLFARDGYIDGIGSNAEIINAAHLLEENTLAKPVATDDGIILFALKERVASHIPELDEVKDLVTASYQATEAVKLAKAAAEELVADLVDGGSLVKLAKRGKYTVEETGEFTRTYSPFVPRLGTSEELSTAAFEVKEGETAIDQLFEIQKRFVVVEVKERIAADVTLLDEAKRAELQKTILSRKQNEAVANRLEELRSAATIVIAPRIQDLLNKEK
- a CDS encoding phosphoribosylaminoimidazolesuccinocarboxamide synthase produces the protein MSSIVLESNMPTLKMVNRGKVRDIYDLGEHLLIVTSDRLSAFDVIMNEGIPKKGQVLNKFSIFWFNQMSDIVPNHIVATDVSDYPSETHIYRDQLEGRSMLVKKAKPLLVECIVRGYVSGSGWKDYQKNGSICGIALPEGLLESEQLEKPIFTPSTKAELGEHDENISFEETIKLCGQEIAEQVRDKTLEIYSRARDFARDKGIIIADTKIEFGTMPDGSLIWIDEAMSPDSSRFWPQELYKPGGPQQSFDKQFVRDYLETLDWNKQAPPPPLPEDIINKTSEKYQEALFKLTGITL